CCCAAAAAAAAGTTTGCACTCACGTTCCTTTATATTTTACTTGTGATGATCTCAAATGAAACGATTGATAAAAGACTAAGAGAATAATAAGTTCGATAATAAAACTATAGAATTGCACTAATTAAACAAAAGATAGGATGTCACACATGAATAACAACCCCAATCACAACACTAGGATAACAAACTCAAAGAAACCAAATTAAGAGCTATACTATTATATCCCATCACAACTTGGAATAAATAGGGTTACTCGACCCTATAACAAAAAACATCCCGGTGGGCATCTCGTCCACCGGGAGCAAGGCGAGGCGGGCGCCGATCGCAGCAACAGTGTCGGCCGTGTGCAAGCCCTTGCCACCTGTCATCGAGGTCTGAGTGAAGCCGGGGCAGAAGCAATTGACACTAATTTGCTCTTCATCATTTCCTTTATAACGTCTAGCCAAGATTTTGGAGTATGAATTAAGAGCCAATTTAGAAACTGCATAATCAGTCCAAATTTGGGGCCATCCATTGCTTTTCCATGTCCCATTTTTCACATCTTTGAGGAATAAATTGAGCATTTCTTCTATTTGGGATTCTGATAGATTTTCTTCATCGAGAAGCATTGCTTTTAATTTGGGATTCTTGAGCTTCTGCAAGGGACAAATTGTATTTATGTTGTTacaaaaatggaaatagaatACTCGATGCAGTTATTTGAAAATTGGgctaatttgaaatttaaatcaTTACTCATGATCcacataaaaatcaaaactggatTTATCGATTTTTTCATaacatcaaataaataaataaacaaattgaattttatgtttttatataatttgtaaAATTTGGTCGATAACAATTTTCAGGTATTAGAATGAAAccaaatcaattaaaaaaatactaatacaaacgtatactagtattaaatagTAACAGTGCCCATGGATTATGCATATACAAAATATAGTATAACATATTCCCCGTCCTAGCTAGCTAAAGTGATTGATTTCTATTTGATCGTTATTTTGAAAACATGATAATATATAGTTAAATTGGAGAAAAAGTAAcgtaaaaaagagaataattttcttttatagtAACTTTTACGAGCATTGCACGCAATATTTTGTTAGAGTTTTATATACTAAATGATATACTACTATCTCAATTAATAGTTTTATATACTAAATGATATACTACTATCTCAATTAACATATCATTAATTATGATTAGCTTAATttcatactcacatttaatAATCCAAGCCTTGAGCTGATATTGAGAATCCTCGCCGCCGTGGTTTGGCGACGGAAGAGCGGCAGAAGGGCCTCTGTCAGCATTTTCGGGCCATAGAAATTGGTTCGCACCACCGTCTCGGCCTGCTCCACCGAATTCTCGTATAGCTCGTTGAACGACACCGCAGCATTATTTATctgaatataaataaatatacaaattaaatttattttcatgGTACCAACattaaattacaaattttattGCTAAGAATTAAAGAAATGAAGCCAAGTTCTGCATTtttcaaaaggaaaaaaagaaatgaagtgTAGTTGATTATTAGTAGTACAAAAAGAGTATTGTTACATTAATTGTTTAATGCATTCATCTATCATATTCAAAGAAGTGACCTATCTAGGAGAATCAATTTGACGAAGTCATTCAACTTTCCTAATTAGGAATGGTCCAAACTTGTATAGAATAATTTGGATTTAATCAATAAATGATTTTTAACTtcattcaatatttatttttgaatataTAGATAATATTAAATCGCTATATTTTCCAATCATAGTTGACTTCCATCATTTATTAAGTAGCTCTACCATAATTTAGATTCACCAAACAAGAAGTATTCAATTTTAGTCTATAAATATTCTAAAAATATATTAGTACCCGGATACGACTAGCCATTTTGACTCATGACATGGAAATTTTGTTTCTTCCAACCTTCTTTCCTATTAATTTATATTCTAATTTATTTGGTCGGTTTACCACACCCAAATCAGAATTTATAACTTAATAGTATAACTATTATAAAATCTCccgtaaataaataaaattattgtacgtAAGCCAAAAACtgtaaaatactagtagtacatatttttataagaacataacaaataaataaaaaatttactataataaaaaaaatcaccaaagAACTCACCAGTATATCCACAACACCAAAAGCTTGTTGAAACCATGTCACAAATTTTTCAATCGAATATTGGTTAGAAATATCAAGGCAACTAAAATGAACATGTAAGCCTTCATTCTTCAATGCTTCAACCGCCGCTAGGCCGCGACCGGTGTCTCTTGCTGTGAGAACCACCGTCAGCCCTAGCTCCGCCAGCCGCCTAACTAGGGCGAACCCGATGCCCTTGTTAGCTCCAGTCACTATCGCTACAGTCTCCTTCGACCACCACCTATATATAGAACatcaattcaaaaaaaaaaattcttctaaAATACatgaataatagtagtaaatattgtaaattactaatcatatttcattttcagaGTTTTACTTGCCAAAAAAAATAGCAAGCTAACAATACATAGACAATTCAAAATGTTGAACTTTTTTGGGGGATTTCGTATAGTTCGAACTTTCTTGCTCGCCATCTTCACTGACTCTGAGTATTTTACTTAAtcgagaaaaaaatagagaatctCGTGTGAAGACGTACCTTGATATAGGAT
This DNA window, taken from Salvia splendens isolate huo1 chromosome 18, SspV2, whole genome shotgun sequence, encodes the following:
- the LOC121776992 gene encoding (+)-neomenthol dehydrogenase-like; translated protein: MSNKEDANTIIVSPIYHPISRWWSKETVAIVTGANKGIGFALVRRLAELGLTVVLTARDTGRGLAAVEALKNEGLHVHFSCLDISNQYSIEKFVTWFQQAFGVVDILINNAAVSFNELYENSVEQAETVVRTNFYGPKMLTEALLPLFRRQTTAARILNISSRLGLLNKLKNPKLKAMLLDEENLSESQIEEMLNLFLKDVKNGTWKSNGWPQIWTDYAVSKLALNSYSKILARRYKGNDEEQISVNCFCPGFTQTSMTGGKGLHTADTVAAIGARLALLPVDEMPTGMFFVIGSSNPIYSKL